A genomic window from Lycium barbarum isolate Lr01 chromosome 4, ASM1917538v2, whole genome shotgun sequence includes:
- the LOC132635488 gene encoding large ribosomal subunit protein uL30y-like isoform X1: MTEMGEVKGAVPVPESVLKKQKRSEEWALSKTQELVAAKKKSAENRKLIYNRAKQYASEYEQQEKELIRLKREARLKGGFYVDPEAKLLFIIRIRGINAMPPQTKKILQLLRLRQIFNGVFLKVNKATVNMLHRVEPYVTYGYPNLKSIRELIYKRGYGKVDKQRIALTDNAVIEQVLGKHGIICMEDLVHEILTVGPHFKEANNFLWPFQLKAPLGGLKKKRNHYVEGGDAGNRENFINELIRRMN; the protein is encoded by the exons ATGACAGAGATGGGTGAGGTTAAGGGAGCTGTTCCAGTTCCAGAGTCGGTACTGAAGAAGCAGAAAAGGAGCGAGGAATGGGCTCTTTCTAAGACACAAGAGCTTGTAGCTGCAAAGAAGAAGAGTGCTGAGAACCGGAAATTGATCTACAACAGAGCTAAGCAGTATGCTTCGGAGTACGAGCAGCAG GAAAAGGAGTTGATTCGTTTGAAGCGCGAGGCTAGACTGAAGGGTGGTTTCTATGTTGACCCTGAGGCAAAGCTCTTGTTTATCATTAGGATCCGTGG GATTAACGCTATGCCGCCACAGACCAAAAAGATATTGCAGCTTCTACGGTTGAGACAG ATCTTTAATGGTGTCTTTTTGAAAGTCAACAAAGCCACAGTAAACATGCTTCACAGGGTTGAACCATATGTTACCTATGG TTATCCCAACCTAAAAAGTATTAGAGAGTTGATCTACAAGAGAGGTTATGGGAAAGTTGACAAGCAGAGAATTGCTTTAACTGACAACGCTGTCATTGAGCAG GTATTGGGTAAACATGGAATTATCTGCATGGAAGACCTAGTCCACGAGATCTTGACTGTTGGACCCCATTTCAAGGAGGCCAACAACTTCCTATGGCCGTTCCAGCTGAAGGCACCTTTAGGCGGactgaagaagaaaagaaatcaCTATGTTGAAGGAGGTGATGCTGGTAACCGTGAGAACTTTATCAATGAACTTATTAGGAGGATGAACTAA
- the LOC132635488 gene encoding large ribosomal subunit protein uL30y-like isoform X2 has product MGEVKGAVPVPESVLKKQKRSEEWALSKTQELVAAKKKSAENRKLIYNRAKQYASEYEQQEKELIRLKREARLKGGFYVDPEAKLLFIIRIRGINAMPPQTKKILQLLRLRQIFNGVFLKVNKATVNMLHRVEPYVTYGYPNLKSIRELIYKRGYGKVDKQRIALTDNAVIEQVLGKHGIICMEDLVHEILTVGPHFKEANNFLWPFQLKAPLGGLKKKRNHYVEGGDAGNRENFINELIRRMN; this is encoded by the exons ATGGGTGAGGTTAAGGGAGCTGTTCCAGTTCCAGAGTCGGTACTGAAGAAGCAGAAAAGGAGCGAGGAATGGGCTCTTTCTAAGACACAAGAGCTTGTAGCTGCAAAGAAGAAGAGTGCTGAGAACCGGAAATTGATCTACAACAGAGCTAAGCAGTATGCTTCGGAGTACGAGCAGCAG GAAAAGGAGTTGATTCGTTTGAAGCGCGAGGCTAGACTGAAGGGTGGTTTCTATGTTGACCCTGAGGCAAAGCTCTTGTTTATCATTAGGATCCGTGG GATTAACGCTATGCCGCCACAGACCAAAAAGATATTGCAGCTTCTACGGTTGAGACAG ATCTTTAATGGTGTCTTTTTGAAAGTCAACAAAGCCACAGTAAACATGCTTCACAGGGTTGAACCATATGTTACCTATGG TTATCCCAACCTAAAAAGTATTAGAGAGTTGATCTACAAGAGAGGTTATGGGAAAGTTGACAAGCAGAGAATTGCTTTAACTGACAACGCTGTCATTGAGCAG GTATTGGGTAAACATGGAATTATCTGCATGGAAGACCTAGTCCACGAGATCTTGACTGTTGGACCCCATTTCAAGGAGGCCAACAACTTCCTATGGCCGTTCCAGCTGAAGGCACCTTTAGGCGGactgaagaagaaaagaaatcaCTATGTTGAAGGAGGTGATGCTGGTAACCGTGAGAACTTTATCAATGAACTTATTAGGAGGATGAACTAA